From Alienimonas californiensis, a single genomic window includes:
- a CDS encoding DUF1559 domain-containing protein has translation MSFSRSAFAPAAPVRRPSRRRGFTLIELLVVIAVIAILVSLLLPAVQQAREAARRTACLNNLKQIGLAMHNYESTLKTFPSGYLYAPGDVGAPGGVGNTRGYGWGALLLPYLDLPNVHAEIDFNVPIYDPANAAIRTRHLPVFLCPTDTVSDGGYVVMGEGEATEPQISTGEVEAYAMASFVACFGPPDLDDNQTQRDGMFSRNSATRIAEVRDGLSNTLMVGERNNGPFRSGAEHGVHFEYETNWIGGVREITEASDDHGHMILFQTGHTPNSPQSDDRDVSAPHVGFAQFLLGDGSVHTIGESIDFDVYNGLGTRAGNEVLDEW, from the coding sequence ATGTCGTTCTCCCGCTCCGCGTTCGCCCCCGCTGCGCCCGTACGCCGCCCGTCCCGTCGGCGGGGCTTCACCCTAATTGAACTGCTGGTGGTGATCGCGGTCATCGCGATCCTGGTCTCCCTGTTGCTGCCCGCGGTGCAGCAGGCCCGGGAGGCGGCCCGGCGGACGGCCTGTTTGAACAACCTCAAGCAGATCGGGCTGGCAATGCACAATTACGAGTCGACGCTCAAGACGTTCCCCTCCGGCTACCTCTACGCTCCGGGCGACGTCGGCGCCCCCGGGGGCGTGGGCAACACCCGCGGCTACGGCTGGGGGGCGCTGCTGCTGCCGTATCTCGACCTGCCGAACGTACACGCGGAGATCGACTTTAACGTCCCGATCTACGACCCCGCCAACGCCGCGATCCGCACCCGCCACCTGCCGGTGTTCCTCTGTCCGACGGACACCGTCTCCGACGGCGGCTACGTGGTAATGGGCGAGGGGGAGGCGACCGAACCGCAGATCTCCACCGGCGAGGTCGAGGCCTACGCGATGGCCAGTTTCGTCGCCTGTTTCGGCCCGCCGGATCTGGACGACAACCAGACGCAGCGCGACGGGATGTTCAGCCGCAACAGCGCCACCCGCATCGCCGAGGTCCGCGACGGGCTCTCCAACACCCTGATGGTCGGCGAACGCAACAACGGCCCGTTCCGCAGCGGGGCGGAGCACGGCGTGCACTTTGAATACGAAACGAACTGGATCGGCGGCGTCCGGGAGATCACCGAAGCCTCCGACGACCACGGCCACATGATCCTGTTCCAGACTGGCCACACGCCCAACAGTCCGCAGAGCGACGACCGGGACGTCTCCGCCCCGCACGTCGGTTTCGCCCAGTTCCTGCTGGGGGACGGTTCCGTGCACACGATCGGCGAGTCGATCGACTTCGACGTCTAC
- a CDS encoding efflux RND transporter periplasmic adaptor subunit, whose translation MPVAFALVLLLAAGPQRAAGSPGESAGAADVLTIDSAFLRVDQKADVPAETAGVLAELTVPELGEVKEGDPVARLDAAAAVIARDAAAGQLALTRREAEEDSAREFAAASVEFARTALERIEAIRERNAASASLDELDTRRRALAEAEATLAQRTLEQDVKKLKVAAEELDLKLAELTLKRHTLTSPLAGVVEERLRQPGEWVEPGSPVVRVLRLDVLRAEGFADYDAVRDRLGAPAAVIYQPTGDTPGTSSAEKPIRRVGRVTYIGSEVEPSTGEVRVRATIDNAGLRLRPGLKVRLEIGPSPDAAVAAE comes from the coding sequence ATGCCTGTCGCGTTCGCCCTCGTCCTGCTCCTCGCCGCCGGTCCGCAGCGGGCCGCCGGCTCGCCCGGGGAAAGCGCCGGCGCCGCGGACGTGCTGACGATCGACTCGGCCTTCCTGCGGGTCGATCAGAAGGCGGACGTGCCCGCGGAAACCGCCGGCGTGCTGGCCGAACTGACCGTGCCGGAACTGGGCGAGGTGAAAGAGGGCGACCCGGTCGCCCGGCTGGACGCCGCCGCCGCGGTAATCGCCCGCGACGCCGCGGCCGGGCAACTGGCCCTCACGCGGCGGGAGGCCGAGGAGGACAGCGCCCGCGAGTTCGCCGCCGCCTCCGTGGAATTCGCCCGCACCGCTCTGGAGCGAATCGAAGCGATCCGGGAACGCAACGCGGCGTCGGCGTCGCTGGACGAACTGGATACCCGCCGCCGGGCCCTCGCCGAGGCCGAGGCGACTCTCGCCCAACGCACGTTGGAGCAGGACGTCAAGAAACTGAAGGTCGCCGCGGAGGAGCTGGACCTCAAGCTGGCGGAACTCACCCTGAAGCGGCACACGCTGACCTCGCCGCTGGCCGGCGTGGTGGAGGAGCGCCTCCGGCAACCCGGCGAGTGGGTGGAGCCGGGCTCCCCCGTGGTGCGGGTGTTGCGGTTGGACGTGCTGCGGGCGGAGGGCTTCGCCGACTACGACGCCGTCCGCGACCGCCTCGGCGCCCCCGCCGCGGTGATCTACCAGCCGACCGGCGACACCCCCGGCACGTCGTCCGCAGAAAAGCCGATCCGCCGCGTCGGCCGCGTCACCTACATCGGCAGCGAGGTCGAACCCAGCACGGGAGAGGTCCGCGTCCGGGCCACGATCGACAACGCCGGCCTCCGCCTGCGGCCGGGCTTGAAGGTGCGATTGGAGATCGGCCCGTCGCCCGACGCCGCGGTCGCCGCGGAGTGA
- a CDS encoding cation diffusion facilitator family transporter has protein sequence MTGPAVTSAASPAPTRPVRPAFPDPVPPEDPAAVRAARRNRTRRLIFAGAVGVGVRLVVIVAEFAAYLACGADVLLVDAVASLADVAASLALLAAVKYAERPPDDDHPFGHGRFEPLAGLQLGVLIVLLGAVLGGQAVWDAAREEVALNLPLWAAAVPLAAAVLLEITGRVVKNVGRREHSSALIAEAYHYRIDAGTSLIAAVGLAAAATVPDWGGLIDRGGAALLAALMIGLGAAAVWENLHQLVDGVPDDARFELVREAAASVEGVLEVEKVRIQHAGPDAHVDIDVEVNPEETVCEAHRTAQHVRAAVQSAWPSVREVVVHVEPYYEGDH, from the coding sequence GTGACCGGCCCCGCCGTGACTTCCGCCGCGTCCCCCGCCCCGACCCGGCCCGTGCGGCCGGCGTTTCCGGATCCGGTGCCGCCGGAGGACCCCGCTGCCGTGCGGGCGGCCCGCCGCAATCGGACCCGGCGGCTGATCTTCGCCGGCGCCGTCGGCGTGGGCGTGCGGCTGGTGGTGATCGTGGCGGAGTTCGCCGCCTACCTGGCCTGCGGCGCCGACGTGCTGCTGGTCGACGCCGTCGCCAGCCTCGCGGACGTCGCCGCCAGTCTCGCCCTGCTGGCGGCGGTGAAATACGCGGAGCGTCCGCCGGACGACGATCACCCCTTCGGGCACGGCCGGTTCGAGCCGCTCGCGGGGCTGCAACTGGGGGTGCTCATCGTGCTGCTGGGCGCCGTGCTGGGCGGACAGGCCGTGTGGGACGCGGCCCGGGAGGAAGTCGCCCTGAACCTGCCGCTGTGGGCCGCCGCGGTCCCGCTGGCGGCGGCCGTGCTGCTGGAGATCACCGGCCGGGTGGTGAAGAACGTCGGCCGGCGGGAACACAGTTCGGCCCTGATCGCCGAGGCCTACCACTACCGCATCGACGCCGGCACCAGCCTGATCGCGGCGGTCGGCCTGGCCGCGGCGGCGACCGTGCCGGACTGGGGCGGGCTGATCGACCGCGGCGGGGCGGCGCTGCTGGCGGCCTTGATGATCGGCCTCGGCGCCGCCGCCGTCTGGGAGAACCTGCATCAACTCGTGGACGGCGTGCCGGACGACGCCCGGTTCGAACTGGTCCGCGAGGCCGCCGCCTCCGTGGAGGGCGTTTTGGAAGTGGAGAAGGTCCGCATTCAACACGCCGGCCCGGACGCCCATGTGGATATCGACGTGGAGGTGAACCCGGAGGAGACCGTCTGCGAAGCCCACCGCACCGCCCAGCACGTGCGGGCCGCGGTGCAGTCCGCCTGGCCCAGCGTGCGGGAGGTGGTCGTGCACGTGGAGCCGTATTACGAAGGCGACCATTAA
- a CDS encoding YHS domain-containing protein, whose amino-acid sequence MSAAIPDRGRRPAAFAPRSPVGLALMPVSLPAALLCALLPGASPETPTLAETPTLAETPTLTESPTLAEAPTGVPTLAGSPAPDVGGAGFVPAEIAAADAPPLSALSTVCVVALAERRFEAASPHFSAVHAGRTYFFASEQALQTFREAPDRYAPAWCGMDPVAYLDEDTLAEGAHLRRHAGRFYLFTTVENWNVFRTAPGRYAR is encoded by the coding sequence ATGTCGGCGGCGATCCCGGACCGGGGCCGCCGCCCCGCGGCGTTCGCTCCCCGTTCCCCCGTCGGCCTCGCCCTCATGCCCGTCTCGCTGCCGGCCGCCCTGCTGTGCGCCCTGCTGCCGGGCGCCTCGCCCGAAACGCCGACCTTGGCCGAGACCCCCACGCTGGCCGAGACCCCCACGCTGACCGAAAGCCCCACGCTGGCCGAGGCGCCGACCGGCGTGCCGACGCTCGCCGGGTCGCCGGCGCCGGACGTGGGCGGGGCGGGCTTCGTGCCGGCGGAGATCGCCGCCGCGGACGCCCCGCCGCTGTCCGCCCTCAGCACCGTGTGCGTGGTGGCGCTGGCGGAGCGTCGGTTCGAAGCGGCCTCCCCGCACTTCAGCGCCGTGCACGCCGGCCGCACCTATTTCTTCGCCTCGGAGCAGGCCCTCCAGACCTTCCGCGAGGCTCCGGACCGCTACGCCCCGGCCTGGTGCGGCATGGACCCGGTCGCCTACCTGGATGAAGACACCCTCGCCGAGGGCGCCCACCTCCGCCGCCACGCCGGCCGCTTCTACCTGTTCACGACCGTGGAGAACTGGAACGTCTTCCGCACCGCCCCGGGGCGCTACGCCCGCTGA